TAGCAGTTCAGTAAATGTTCGCATCGTAGTTTACCAGTCGTTTACAGACACTTTGTGTGATAAACGATGTTTGTAATCGTTCACTTCATGTATAATGCTTTAATGCTTCGTCATGAGAATGGTTTTTTCCTTCGGAAGGTTTGTCAGAGCCATTGATACACAACCACGACATGGATGCTCCTCCTGCAATGCAAAAAATTAGGGATGCTTGTAAAAAGAGAGGGTCGGGTGGAGCTAAAGGACTTGGAAGGTTAGTTTGTATACCAATATATTTAGCTCATAGCATGGTTCTCTATTTAGCACTATTGGTAGGACAAATCACAAGTGTTCAGTGCTGTAAAACTACAACAAGCAATAAGTTGAACACTTGTTCAACCTTCAGCCTTGATCCTAACCGTTAAAATCAATGTAGTGTTGATAATAGTTTTTCTCTTAGAATCACGCCTCACCTACCACCAACAAAAGAGTGTAGTAATTCTCTGATGGCTGTATTAATAATTCTTCCCAATGGGAAATAAGCATAGGAAACCTTGTGGTGAAAAGAATGGAGTTAAATTAGCAACAACAATGTCTCAATTAGATCTGCTGCCTTGCAGGCCACATACCAAAGTATCTCCCATGTCAGTATATTAACAGATGAGAAATTAGTGAGGGTACCATTAGAACCCAGCCACACCGAACACCTAAATGAGAGAAGTTGTCATGTGTATTTGGTAATCAGCAGCCTGATCTGAACAGTTATGTAGACAAATTGTTTAAAACTGACCAGTTCTTAATGGCAGTTGTTGCTTTTTTGGAGCAACAAACTGTGTGAGTTGTTCTGTGCATATACTAGTACTTTTTAgtacaaaaagtaaaattggACAGTTAAACAGCCAATGGAAATTAACTGCCTGACCAATGCTTACCAATCAAAATCAAGAGGTCTCTAGTGAGCAgcttgaaaacacaaaaacatatATTTAACTAACTTTTGGATGATGCATGAAAGACTGTTGCTGTCCTGACATAGGAATATTTCTTCTCTGGGTCTCTGGCACTTTGTTTTTGACAGAGCTGGTTGGTAATTGGCCATGGTGTCCTATAATGTAGATGTAATTGTGCTCATGTAACTGGCCTTGAACTGTGTGCTCagttcatttgaaattaattgcTTGCTCCCTGAATTGTACTTCACTCACCATTGTTATCATTACTAATAGGATGGTGTATATGCTATGTTTGTGATTGGACACTGCAATTGGATAGGTTACATGTTAGGCCTGTTTTATTTGCACAGTGCATGTCATTTGTGTGGACTGCGATCAAGATCACTGAGTTAATTTCCTCTAGTAAAAGTTATTGCTTAAGTTGTTATTTACTTGTGAGTTTGGCTTATTGGTATTTTTGCCATAGATTTCCTCATACTTTTACCTAATTGgtaaaacagatttttttttgtcatccaatttggtctgtaatccTGCTTATCATCAAGAAATCAGTCTCCTGCCCTGACCCTTTAATGCCCATGGGTgtccaagagagaatttctctttgcaatatcaatgcaatatcaagtaGATAAGTAATGGGGATTGAGATAAAGATCCAATATATGgaattattaattgatccaataccaaattctttgaacttggatcataagaattgtgtgaaagatggtaaggaaaattactaatttAATCCTAGGAGCAGAAGGGTTAATCACAAGCATCATTACGGATTTAGCTGATCTTCACTTTATCTTGGTGctgtttttgcaatttttgcttCATAAAAAAATTAGGGAACTGCTTCTTGATTAGAgctattcattttttaattgcttttttttgttttttattcagaGCTTTTAGAATCTTTGATGATGACTACAGCAATTCTCTGAACTTTGACGAGTTTGTAACAGGTCTACGTGACTATAAAGTCCAACTGACAGATGAGGTGAAACAATTTGAGTGAAAGCTGAAGTCCATGTTAGATAGTATATCCCAACAAAACTGAACAACACTGCAACTCTGCAAGACCCAGATTTTCACTTAAGTGAAAATGAACACCTACATTTGGGAGTCTTTTTCAAGATTATGGGAACAGATGAGTAGTTGAGAACAGtagtaaaatatatttttaatctGGTCTTTTCTCTCCATTTCTCAAGGGGAGATCAGAAATATCGCAAAAACTAGTTTACCTCCAGTGAAATTACACACAGTTTAACCTGTGTTAAGCTGCATCATATAAAGTGGccaccctgtattaagcagtcatgTTTTCAAAGCCCTGAAGTTTTTTTCCTCCTCCTTACTGTAATTTTACCTCTATTAAGTGgttgtggtcaccctttactgagTTCCCAgtgcctgtttgtattgtcctTCAACTGTATTGAATGGTCACTCAAAGCAGAACCACAGAAagaaaactaagaataatctttcaagcAAACTTGTATCTTTATTTACTGTATCTCTCAAAATCAATGCAAGTAGTATTTTTTAGTAAGGTTTTTGGTTTTGTATAATTAGTTGTTCATTGAAACATGAAAtggcattttaatttttttttaaatacccctattctgtggaacctgcaTGAAGGGATCACCATGCCATTCCCTATGGGTGACTTCTTAATGCAGGTTTGACTGTAAAAAGGTAGAAAATGGATTAAAGGTGCAAGGTTATACATATATGTTGAACAGTGTGCTTATGTGCATTCTTTTTAATGTTGTATCAATAGGAATTTCAGGAACTGTTTGACTATTTTGACAAAGATAAGGGAGGGCAAGTTGACATTAATGAATTCATCAATGCATTCAGGGTAAGTTTCAAATGTTACAAATCTTTCTTCATGCTATATGATTGATCTCTTGAAGTTCTACTTGGAAAGCTTTTTGTTTGTCAGTATTCAAGTATTATTTGCATCTGGTgtgtaacttttgttttgtacGTGTAAAGGATATTTTGCACTAAATATTAACTGCTGCAGAAAGAAATGTATTTGTATGTGGTAAATTATAGTTATCAGATATACAGACAtttggaaattaattttaaacattCAAAGAAACCATGATGTGTGAAAAGAAagattcattttctttgcttaatttgCGAGGCCAATTAAAACCATTAACCTTGATCTTGAGAGATTTTGCCATGATGCTATTGCAGCCAGACTGAACCACTTATCAACACAATTTTGTCATTAAACAGAAATGTCAGACTAGATCAGTCAGTGCTTAAACTGTTCCAACCACTCTTCTagtttgtttttggaaaaagtGTGAAACAAGATCCCTATGaaggcttttctttttttgttacattaaCCAGCAAGACTAGTAAGTTTCAGTGGTTGATAAGTAACCCATTTGTTTGCAAAGACCAGTTACATGGTGATAACTGGGAGCTAGCTTTTCTAAATCTTTCTTAATATAAGAGAAAATCTTAAGACCAGACTAGTACATGCAGAGGGTTTTGCTTCTGGTTCCATCCCTAGAGTACACACAGACGCATAGCTTTCTGTATGTACCAATAATTTCACAGACATAATTTATCCTTAGGAGCAGAATATTCATCCAACACAATATAAAACCTGCCAAATATTTGGAGGCAAGATTCCtgggaaaattgaataaatttgaaaatgcagGCTCATGAGACTTTGTCTTGCAAAATGATCTCCACGCATGCTTCAGGAACAAACCTCTGGTGTGTATGGGTCTTAAGTCTCTAAGAGGATGTGAGGATTAAGATCAGATCTTTACCCCTTTGCTACTGCCTGACTGACATAGGAATGTACATATGAAAATACATCTCTGTAGTGTAGTGGTAATCAGAGCATTTAATAATAAGGCTGAATTCCACAAGAGGGTTCGGATTTTCTTGTAGTGTTTGGCTCAACACAAAATAATGCACATCTCAATGACCAGACTCAAAATTTACCTTCCATTGTTGATAATTTGTATTGAaacctttgttttaattcttattctttgactttctttcattttagaAACCTTTGTCAGGGAGCAGACTCAAAGTGGTTGACCTGGCATTCAAGAAGGCTGACAGAACTGGAGATGGTGTGATCGATTGTAAAGATATGGAGAGGTAAGCTGTTTTTAATTCAGTAGGAGTGCTGTGTGTGACATTGATGCAGCAGTGTCTCACCGAGGGGTACTAATTGCACTCATAGTTCATTCTTAAGAAGGAAACTGTGATAAGCTTAAGCCACATGGGCAAAACatgcgggaggttgggagaatgcgagataagtgtaggaaaccacgacgccaagcggagtggtttccagcttatcggaaaccattttacatttcttttataaaataactaatgaaagaggaacaaaaaccaTGTTTACGTActctcatgtaaaatggttttatggccaatcagagcacgtgtactatttgaattattttataaaaaacaatGTAGGTGCAAGGGACATCTGGAACAACCTTGGAGAAAGAggcatttttttaatgaaaatgatgtAGCAATTAGTAAATATAATTCTATGCCGATGTTGTGCTTCTATAACCTTTAGCTCATGAATTTCTCTCAGTCACTTGAGGAGTTTAAGGATTAAATAAGTGTCAGTAATATTAACTCAACTCTTGTGTCATATAGGTATTACAATGTTCAAGAACATCCCAAATACAAAAATGGTGAAATGACTAAAAAGGAGGTATTTGAGGAGTTCCTTGAAAGATTTGAGCCAGATCAAAAAGATGGAAAGGttggtaaatgtttttttaaaattgatctcCCCTGTAAAGCCCTCTCTCTATAtataatgtacatgtattttacaGATAGATTCCAAGTGCTGTGTGTCTGCTCAGTAATTGATCCCAAATGAGGTCAAAATGTGattacaacaaaataaaagggCATAGTTGGCAAAATGTTGGTAATTTTGACATCATGCATGTGTCTGTAAGGACAAGTCAAAATGAGGTACACTTGCCTAAGGATAAAAAGTGATTTTGATTTTAAGGGCCTCGTTTTAAAGCAGAGACATTATGTATTTGAAAATGATCTATTTCATTCTCTATTCCTATGGAATTGTACTCATTATTTTGAagactgttaaaaaaaattcaggtttgtGATGAAAATTGAGCTGCCAGGCTAGCTAACAGTAGAAAAGAACCCACAATAAGTACAGGCACTTGATGCTGAGGGTATTACATCAGAGAGGGTTGACTGTGTGTACCCATGGCTGTTAATTGCCATGGTTGTTTTCTGTACTCTAGTAATggcctgttttctttttttttctgtaggtcACAAGGGCAGAGTTTTTGGAGTACTATGCTTGCCTCGGAGCAAACATTGACAGTGATGCCTACTTTGACCTGATGGTCAGAAGTGCATGGAAATTGTAGTTAATGTCATCCTGATCTATTGTTTCTTACTCATAGTTTCATTTATGCAGATTGTGGTTGACCTTGAGCCGGTCAGTCTTAAAAATGACTTAAAGAGCAAGTAAGAGATATGAAATGTGATGCAACTCTCATTTGCAATATGGTGAGGTGCATCAGTCCATTAGTGCTCACAAGttaactgagaatttttttgttatcattgtcGTTGGGGATCCATTTGAAACACTTAATGTATCATTGTAGGGACTAGTTGTAGAGTAGGCTTGTGCTCTGTAGGGATTTAGGACTTGATTAAGTTTGTGTTCTTAGTTAGGAATTTAATGCACTAATCACATTTTGGCAGTCTGTGAAACTAGGGGTGTTTGATACTTTTTAAGTTATTTGTTGTAAGAAATTTGCATTGCAGTTAAGGATTACACACAAGTAACTTGCTACTGAAGTGTACTTAGCATTTTTAAGAGCAAgactgtatatttttttttatttcatttaatacTGTAAAATTTAACAGTGTTTACTGCTAATGTAAATGAAACTTGACACTTTCTTactattttaatatttttaaggaGCTGATAGATCTAAACAGTTCATTACATACAGAAAGAGTAATTATTATAATGATTTTagtaattattgtttttatagTGTAACATGAATTGTGATGTTTCAATTGGTATGAAATAAACCTGACCTTACTTAAACTAAAGTGAATTAAATGACAGTTTGAATACAATTGAACCTGTATTGAGTGTTCACCCTTTATCGAGTAATTGTTTGTGAAAGttccaaaactttttctcttttaagtaCTGTAATTTTTGCTTCTATAAAGTGGTCACCTCTCCTAATCTGTTGTGGTCACCCTTGACTGAGTCCAAACAGAGTCTTCGttctgtttgtattgtcttctaCCTGTATTGAACAGTCACTTAAAGCAGAACTACAACCAGGGCCTAGGATTGTAGTCTGTTTACCAACATCCTATTTATCCTAAATCATAGCAACAAGATTGTAAGGTGATTGGGGTTGGGCCAGGTAAAATAGACTATTGAGCTCAGAGCTCAACCTCATTTCTTTAAACAAAAAGGCTGTGAATTGACTAACATTGTTGTGtctatattaaaaaaaaatcaattttgattggttcccTAGTCTCTCCATTAATCAAGGAGAGGTTAAGTACAATATGTTCATGGGTGCATTCAGGGGCCCTTTCCTTCAGAGTAAGGCAAAGCAAGCTGTCCTACTGAAAATGAGTTCTACTTGAGTAGGAATCTTCAAAATGATTTCGTATGAAATGCTTCACATACATCTACTGTAGTAATGAGCTTACTGAGTAACTGGAACTTGCTTCCCAGCTTAAACCTGGTTTTCTTCAACTTGCCAAGTCAAGTCAAAACAAGTAAAAGtaagttgttttcattccaCTATTAACTGAGAAAGATGCTGCAACTGTACAGTGAAGAACTAGTAAAGCAGAATTCTTAAAAAATCGACCTCAAAACTATGTTATGGTCTACTTAGAACCAACAAGACGTCAATTTCGGATTGATCAGAGCCTATTTAGTAgtattttttctaattttcctCATCCTTAAACTTTAGTACAATTTACACAACCTCGAGAATGAAAGAAGTTGAGTAATTGATGTGCCTctatatttaaaacaaagtttggagaaaaagcTCTCCTTTGCAGTTTTCTAGAGTTAACCATAATGTCCACAACCTGGAATTTAATTAGTCCTTCAAGATAGTTTAAAACAgctttgtaatttttaaaatcaattctttGATAAATTAATACTACCTAACTTTTTCACATGTTTCCTTGAAATTGTTTCTTAAAATGTCCAGTGATTCCCAACTAAGTAATGATCATTTATGATGTACTGGGTTACCAAAACTACACTACAGCATCTTATTAACACTCTTGATTTTAACTTCCTGTGTCTGCCATTAACAAAAAGCCAGTATTTTAaatcattactttcaatttccaGATTAATCTTTGTGCAAAgtgttatgagtaattgttgttgtaaatataagcttctagaaatctccagactgcttagtcatgctgacttgcgtaccatagaactttctagaacatttcatcaagtcatgCAGTTATTACGTAATACTGGGATAAAGTCTGTAGTGGGCTCAAGTTTACCGAGGATAAGTACTGTACTGcctttaggagtcgctccttatTAAGAATGTTATTCattgtttaataaagtaattGAGTTTGCAGGATTggtagtgtttttctgtcacTTAAATTATATGGTaacaaaagtgttaaaaaaaaaacaaacttgagtTTCAGTCTAGAGCGGTCTTGATTTATCAAAAAACACTTGTATTGCACCCTGAGGAGGTCAAGGAGTGTAGAATTTGGCCCTCAATGGGAGGGGTTTGGAATGTCCCATTTGAGACCATTTCATTCATAGCAGAGCTATAACATATTTAAAAACACCCCAGTATAAAGCAGGTAATATAATAGCTAAGGCAGTCCCGGTTTGACAGCTTGATGTGAAGAAATGCATGGAAACCATTCCATTCTCTACTGATGCAGGAAGTCTTTCAGCACTTCATTCACTTTGGTGGAATCTAGAGGAACTTTAAACGATTCTTTAGTTTTCAAAACGTCTTCCTCTGTGAACACTTTCCCACTtttcaaaaaaggaagaattttttcctcaaactcTTCCGCGGTACATTCAGGGTGAAACTGGACTCCAAGTATGTTATCAGCAAATAACACCATTTCGTGTTCACAAGTGTTGGAACTAGCGATGGTCTTAGCATTTGGGGGAAGTTCTGTCACGCATTCGCTGTGTGACTCCAGCAAATCTAAAGAACCTTTCTCGAACAGTTTAGATACAATTGAATTTGTATCGCTGCTGCTGTGGGCTGCCATCACCCGCTCGGTTTGTAAAACGAATTTTCCCAAAGGATTCTTGGCTACAACTCCACCTAGAGCTTTGGCAACGAGTTGATGGCCGAAGCAGAGACCAACTAAACGCTTCGAAGGCGATTTTTCCGCCAAAGTAGCTACAAATTTCTCGGCTTTTCGAACCCATTCTTTATCGTCATGAACTGAATAGTGGCTTCCTGTGATGATGAAACCATTATATTTATCGAGATCTTCAGCTGTGGGAACTTCTCCACCGCAAACATTGAACCCACGCCATTCCTCATCATCTTCACGATGGTAAAGTTCAACATGACGTTTGAGCATCACGTCTCTTCCTCCCCACTTCTCTGCATCCTCACAGATCAAAACCGCAAATCGTTTCTGTTCCATTGCTTCAGAATTCACTGCTTTGTTCAAGAGCAATGTAATTTATCCTCACGTGACGCAAAACACCGGTTGTTACAACCGAGTGCGTGATTGTCGTCGATAGCTATGTACGTCACAAAGTTGTCACGCAGTCTTCGCATACGATTACGTATTATTTAGATCACCTGATGGGAGGGAATATGATTACTGGGCTCCTGTTTATGGGAAATTTCCTCTTAGATTTTGCCAACTCGGGTTATTTGTCTAAATATTCAAAGTATTCAGGCGTGAACAGAGGAATTTGGtcacaaataaatgaaataaaccaTATTTTCATGATAGCAAAGAATGAAGTGATCCTCAAAAGTGAAGTTCAAATTCGATGTCAAAATGCAGCCTTTGACATAGTTGACTGTGATAATATTCCCTCCCAAAACCCATGCCTGTAGCTCTGTTGTTGGTAGCACCTTACTCCTATCCCTACGACACAGGTCTGAACCAACTGTAAGTCTGAATTTTCCAGGTTTTTTCCCTCAAAcagtttcttcttttaaatattgCCAATGACAATCATTTCCCTTAATACTTATTTGGAAATTGTTAGTATTTATATTTGACCACTCCCAGGTACGTCTATTCAGGCCAGTTATTCGGAATTAACATACATTAGTAAAAATTCCCCTACAGTAGGAGGCATGCCAGTTGGTTATGTACAGACCTCAGGAAAGGAGTCACAACTAGAGCAACCAAGAACAGATGCAATGAGTGACATAGTTTGGGTCCAAACCACCAAAAATGTGTAGAATCTGTGCAAGTATCAAGACAAGGATAATTTCCCACACCTCTGTCACTGTCTTAGCTCGATTGCCAATAGTTAGTAAGAGCTTGACACAGGCTATAAATCATTCAAAATAAGCCTTAATTCTCCCAGAGACTGTctgaaaagtaattttgttGGAACAAGACTCAGGATTTACAAAAATCTAACCATAAGTAACATAGAATTAATATATAAATAGAAGaataataaaacaaagtaacaGAATTAATATATAAATAGAAGAATAATAAAACAAACCATGCTGATGAGACACATTTAGGGTTGATACTTTATTAAAATAGAGGCTTGATGTCCCATGAATATCCATTAGAAAAATACCTAACACCTAATTGAATTCTGAGGATTGTAAATATTTGCAAGTTCAATACCCAAACTTTCACCCTTGCACTATTTTGAGTTTTTGCAGTGTGAAATGACATTACTAGTCTACAGTTAATAACCTATAACAGCACTGATTGAATTATTGGCACTTTGCCCAGTTTTGCAAAATTATATTGttgcttaaagaaaaaacaaacacactcATACCCTTAAGAATACTTCTATCGCCACTTTTAAAATAGTTGACATTCTTAGTGAGCACTAGACTCCTAGTCTGCTCTTGCAAAAAAGTGAAGGGCAAACCAGTAACACTGGAGAAGACTCATaataattaacataaaaattatcAATACTATAATAATCAAAATACTGTCACTCAGACTAGCATTgttagtttaaaaatttaatgtcACCATGGTGAGCACAGAGTTTAACCTTACCATCTCTAGTCCTGAGCATGTATATACATTTTACTGACATGATATGCAATATGACCCACTCAAACCTATAGAATTCTTCACTGTGGTTGAAAGTTGTATAATGAAACTTGGTAAAAACCAGATATGGAATTCAGTTGATGTAGAGCACAGTGACTGGTCAGGTTGTGAAAAAAACTAGCAACAGATGGCTAACATGTGTGTGGCATACCCAGCCAGAATGTCTCTAACAAAGGTTACATTGTAAAGTAGTACTGTACAGCCAGCAAAAACCCTTGACCCTAACCACTGCTTTGGCCAGCATCATGCAACAGACTGGTTAAATTAGCAAATTTGTAAATGTAGAAACAAGGGAACCGTTT
This is a stretch of genomic DNA from Pocillopora verrucosa isolate sample1 chromosome 12, ASM3666991v2, whole genome shotgun sequence. It encodes these proteins:
- the LOC131786422 gene encoding uncharacterized protein translates to MEQKRFAVLICEDAEKWGGRDVMLKRHVELYHREDDEEWRGFNVCGGEVPTAEDLDKYNGFIITGSHYSVHDDKEWVRKAEKFVATLAEKSPSKRLVGLCFGHQLVAKALGGVVAKNPLGKFVLQTERVMAAHSSSDTNSIVSKLFEKGSLDLLESHSECVTELPPNAKTIASSNTCEHEMVLFADNILGVQFHPECTAEEFEEKILPFLKSGKVFTEEDVLKTKESFKVPLDSTKVNEVLKDFLHQ
- the LOC131786423 gene encoding calcyphosin-like protein isoform X1, with protein sequence MPCGSSCLFCLVTKQGSVIVASPISIILIEEFIWAGLSEPLIHNHDMDAPPAMQKIRDACKKRGSGGAKGLGRAFRIFDDDYSNSLNFDEFVTGLRDYKVQLTDEEFQELFDYFDKDKGGQVDINEFINAFRKPLSGSRLKVVDLAFKKADRTGDGVIDCKDMERYYNVQEHPKYKNGEMTKKEVFEEFLERFEPDQKDGKVTRAEFLEYYACLGANIDSDAYFDLMVRSAWKL
- the LOC131786423 gene encoding calcyphosin-like protein isoform X2, translated to MDAPPAMQKIRDACKKRGSGGAKGLGRAFRIFDDDYSNSLNFDEFVTGLRDYKVQLTDEEFQELFDYFDKDKGGQVDINEFINAFRKPLSGSRLKVVDLAFKKADRTGDGVIDCKDMERYYNVQEHPKYKNGEMTKKEVFEEFLERFEPDQKDGKVTRAEFLEYYACLGANIDSDAYFDLMVRSAWKL